A section of the Castanea sativa cultivar Marrone di Chiusa Pesio chromosome 12, ASM4071231v1 genome encodes:
- the LOC142618523 gene encoding plastidial pyruvate kinase 4, chloroplastic isoform X1 yields the protein MTTMGALSAYVVANQAIQTADILQLPPSNLRRELQHPPCRFHVKQPTHIFQILATHGRNQKPRMSAFAVPDENNKAEMGSSHDDPVLVLSKSKKSSKDPDVKVVASSSHSQANFCPNSEQTGSQGILDKLKAVHLHVLASEQWNASLLKLCHRNYLVSATNLVHYLALKCLDLEQLNEDLSSVGLLNLETVNSHILASLTAAIRLLETLKLNSLNTKENIGPRIDTQNRIDQLKNEKFTIHTLKKAFSDGELLLGPLQHDKTTHIMVTVGQEALGSETLITDLIKMGASIIRINCAHGNPSDWSEIIRRVKRSSQLLEKPCRILMDLAGPKLRTGKLKPGECVMKISPKKNATGNVYFPAQVWLCHKGAGPPPAHFTPDAVLFIDDQEFFSKINVGDTVRFHDIRGRKRMLKICRRLDVFSGTGYVAECSRTAYVESGTELYVKRKKLKFPIGKVVDVPSIEPFIRLRVGDLLIISRDCLCEQDELPGPTSSAPIIACSSGLLFDSVKPGDPIAFDDGKIWGVVQGTSISEIIVSITHAGPKGTKLGSEKSINIPESNIWFEGLTSKDLMDLDFVSANADMVGVSFVRDVRDIVVLCQEFEKRKVQNLGVVLKIETKSAFEKLPLLLLEAMKSSNPLGVMIARGDLAVECGWEKLADVQDEILSVCNAAHIPVIWATQVLESLVKSGVPTRAELTDVASGRRAGCIMLNKGKHIVEAVKFLDGILDGSSIKM from the exons ATGACAACGATGGGTGCACTATCAGCTTATGTAGTTGCTAACCAG GCAATTCAAACAGCTGATATCTTACAACTTCCACCCTCCAACTTGAGACGGGAGCTCCAACATCCGCCATGTAGATTTCATGTGAAACAGCCAactcatatttttcaaatattagCCACACATGGAAGGAACCAAAAGCCAAGGATGTCAGCTTTTGCTGTTCCAGATGAAAATAATAAAGCTGAAATGGGCAGTTCACATGACGATCCAGTGCTTGTGCTTTCTAAAAGTAAAAAGAGTTCCAAGGATCCAGATGTGAAAGTTGTTGCATCTAGTTCACACTCACAAGCCAACTTTTGTCCAAATTCTGAGCAGACAGGAAGCCAAGGAATTCTTGACAAGCTAAAGGCAGTTCACTTACATGTATTAGCATCTGAACAATGGAATGCTTCTCTACTTAAATTATGTCACAG AAATTACTTGGTAAGTGCAACAAACTTAGTACATTATCTGGCACTGAAATGCCTTGATCTAGAGCAGCTCAATGAAGATCTTTCTTCTGTTGGTCTTTTGAATTTGGAGACCGTCAATTCTCATATCCTTGCAAGTCTTACTGCAGCCATCCGATTGCTAGAAACTTTGAAATTAAACTCTTTGAACACGAAGGAGAATATTGGTCCAAGAATTGACACCCAAAATAGAATAGACCAACTAAAGAATGAGAAGTTCACAATACATACACTGAAGAAGGCATTCTCTGATGGGGAGTTACTATTGGGTCCACTTCAACATGACAAAACTACTCATATTATGGTCACAGTTGGCCAAGAAGCCCTTGGGAGTGAAACGCTTATAACTGACCTTATCAAGATGGGGGCCTCCATTATACGGATTAATTGTGCACATGGAAACCCAAGTGATTGGAGTGAGATAATCAGAAGAGTGAAAAGAAGTTCTCAGTTGCTGGAGAAACCATGTCGAATTCTCATGGATTTAGCTGGACCTAAGCTCCGAACAGGCAAACTGAAGCCAGGTGAATGTGTGATGAAAATATCGCCCAAGAAAAATGCTACTGGAAATGTGTACTTCCCTGCTCAAGTTTGGCTGTGTCATAAAGGAGCTGGTCCTCCTCCTGCTCACTTCACTCCTGATGCAGTTCTTTTCATAGATGACCAAGAATTTTTCAGCAAGATCAATGTAGGTGATACTGTGAGATTTCATGACAttagaggaagaaaaaggaTGCTTAAGATTTGTAGGAGGCTTGATGTATTTTCTGGCACTGGGTATGTGGCTGAGTGTTCTAGGACTGCTTATGTTGAGTCGGGAACGGAATTGTAtgttaagagaaaaaaattgaagttccCAATTGGAAAAGTGGTGGATGTACCTTCCATAGAGCCATTTATAAGATTGAGAGTTGGAGACTTGTTAATTATATCACGAGATTGTTTGTGTGAACAAGATGAATTGCCTGGACCCACTAGTTCTGCTCCTATAATAGCTTGTTCTTCTGGCCTTCTGTTTGATTCGGTTAAACCAGGAGATCCCATTGCTTTTGATGATGGAAAGATTTGGGGAGTAGTTCAAGGAACTAGTATCTCAGAGATTATTGTCTCAATCACTCATGCTGGTCCAAAAGGTACTAAGCTTGGATCTGAAAAATCCATCAACATCCCAGAGAGCAATATATGGTTTGAAGGCCTTACTTCAAAGGATCTTATGGATCTTGATTTTGTTTCTGCTAATGCTGACATGGTTGGGGTTTCATTTGTCCGAGATGTTCGTGATATAGTAGTTCTCTGCCAAGAATTTGAGAAGCGGAAAGTTCAAAATCTAGGAGTTGTTCTAAAGATCGAGACAAAGAGTGCATTTGAGAAATTGCCTCTGCTGTTGTTGGAGGCAATGAAGTCTTCAAATCCTCTAGGGGTGATGATCGCAAGAGGAGATCTTGCGGTGGAGTGTGGGTGGGAAAAGTTGGCTGATGTGCAAGATGAAATTCTGTCTGTCTGTAATGCTGCTCACATTCCAGTCATTTGGGCAACTCAAGTGCTGGAGTCACTTGTCAAGTCTGGGGTGCCTACCAGAGCTGAGCTAACTGATGTAGCCAGTGGAAGGAG GGCAGGTTGCATCATGTTGAACAAAGGAAAACATATTGTAGAGGCTGTTAAATTCTTAGATGGCATTTTAGATGGCAGCTCCATAAAGATGTAA
- the LOC142618523 gene encoding plastidial pyruvate kinase 4, chloroplastic isoform X2: MTTMGALSAYVVANQAIQTADILQLPPSNLRRELQHPPCRFHVKQPTHIFQILATHGRNQKPRMSAFAVPDENNKAEMGSSHDDPVLVLSKSKKSSKDPDVKVVASSSHSQANFCPNSEQTGSQGILDKLKAVHLHVLASEQWNASLLKLCHRNYLVSATNLVHYLALKCLDLEQLNEDLSSVGLLNLETVNSHILASLTAAIRLLETLKLNSLNTKENIGPRIDTQNRIDQLKNEKFTIHTLKKAFSDGELLLGPLQHDKTTHIMVTVGQEALGSETLITDLIKMGASIIRINCAHGNPSDWSEIIRRVKRSSQLLEKPCRILMDLAGPKLRTGKLKPGECVMKISPKKNATGNVYFPAQVWLCHKGAGPPPAHFTPDAVLFIDDQEFFSKINVGDTVRFHDIRGRKRMLKICRRLDVFSGTGYVAECSRTAYVESGTELYVKRKKLKFPIGKVVDVPSIEPFIRLRVGDLLIISRDCLCEQDELPGPTSSAPIIACSSGLLFDSVKPGDPIAFDDGKIWGVVQGTSISEIIVSITHAGPKGTKLGSEKSINIPESNIWFEGLTSKDLMDLDFVSANADMVGVSFVRDVRDIVVLCQEFEKRKVQNLGVVLKIETKSAFEKLPLLLLEAMKSSNPLGVMIARGDLAVECGWEKLADVQDEILSVCNAAHIPVIWATQVLESLVKSGVPTRAELTDVASGRRLHHVEQRKTYCRGC; the protein is encoded by the exons ATGACAACGATGGGTGCACTATCAGCTTATGTAGTTGCTAACCAG GCAATTCAAACAGCTGATATCTTACAACTTCCACCCTCCAACTTGAGACGGGAGCTCCAACATCCGCCATGTAGATTTCATGTGAAACAGCCAactcatatttttcaaatattagCCACACATGGAAGGAACCAAAAGCCAAGGATGTCAGCTTTTGCTGTTCCAGATGAAAATAATAAAGCTGAAATGGGCAGTTCACATGACGATCCAGTGCTTGTGCTTTCTAAAAGTAAAAAGAGTTCCAAGGATCCAGATGTGAAAGTTGTTGCATCTAGTTCACACTCACAAGCCAACTTTTGTCCAAATTCTGAGCAGACAGGAAGCCAAGGAATTCTTGACAAGCTAAAGGCAGTTCACTTACATGTATTAGCATCTGAACAATGGAATGCTTCTCTACTTAAATTATGTCACAG AAATTACTTGGTAAGTGCAACAAACTTAGTACATTATCTGGCACTGAAATGCCTTGATCTAGAGCAGCTCAATGAAGATCTTTCTTCTGTTGGTCTTTTGAATTTGGAGACCGTCAATTCTCATATCCTTGCAAGTCTTACTGCAGCCATCCGATTGCTAGAAACTTTGAAATTAAACTCTTTGAACACGAAGGAGAATATTGGTCCAAGAATTGACACCCAAAATAGAATAGACCAACTAAAGAATGAGAAGTTCACAATACATACACTGAAGAAGGCATTCTCTGATGGGGAGTTACTATTGGGTCCACTTCAACATGACAAAACTACTCATATTATGGTCACAGTTGGCCAAGAAGCCCTTGGGAGTGAAACGCTTATAACTGACCTTATCAAGATGGGGGCCTCCATTATACGGATTAATTGTGCACATGGAAACCCAAGTGATTGGAGTGAGATAATCAGAAGAGTGAAAAGAAGTTCTCAGTTGCTGGAGAAACCATGTCGAATTCTCATGGATTTAGCTGGACCTAAGCTCCGAACAGGCAAACTGAAGCCAGGTGAATGTGTGATGAAAATATCGCCCAAGAAAAATGCTACTGGAAATGTGTACTTCCCTGCTCAAGTTTGGCTGTGTCATAAAGGAGCTGGTCCTCCTCCTGCTCACTTCACTCCTGATGCAGTTCTTTTCATAGATGACCAAGAATTTTTCAGCAAGATCAATGTAGGTGATACTGTGAGATTTCATGACAttagaggaagaaaaaggaTGCTTAAGATTTGTAGGAGGCTTGATGTATTTTCTGGCACTGGGTATGTGGCTGAGTGTTCTAGGACTGCTTATGTTGAGTCGGGAACGGAATTGTAtgttaagagaaaaaaattgaagttccCAATTGGAAAAGTGGTGGATGTACCTTCCATAGAGCCATTTATAAGATTGAGAGTTGGAGACTTGTTAATTATATCACGAGATTGTTTGTGTGAACAAGATGAATTGCCTGGACCCACTAGTTCTGCTCCTATAATAGCTTGTTCTTCTGGCCTTCTGTTTGATTCGGTTAAACCAGGAGATCCCATTGCTTTTGATGATGGAAAGATTTGGGGAGTAGTTCAAGGAACTAGTATCTCAGAGATTATTGTCTCAATCACTCATGCTGGTCCAAAAGGTACTAAGCTTGGATCTGAAAAATCCATCAACATCCCAGAGAGCAATATATGGTTTGAAGGCCTTACTTCAAAGGATCTTATGGATCTTGATTTTGTTTCTGCTAATGCTGACATGGTTGGGGTTTCATTTGTCCGAGATGTTCGTGATATAGTAGTTCTCTGCCAAGAATTTGAGAAGCGGAAAGTTCAAAATCTAGGAGTTGTTCTAAAGATCGAGACAAAGAGTGCATTTGAGAAATTGCCTCTGCTGTTGTTGGAGGCAATGAAGTCTTCAAATCCTCTAGGGGTGATGATCGCAAGAGGAGATCTTGCGGTGGAGTGTGGGTGGGAAAAGTTGGCTGATGTGCAAGATGAAATTCTGTCTGTCTGTAATGCTGCTCACATTCCAGTCATTTGGGCAACTCAAGTGCTGGAGTCACTTGTCAAGTCTGGGGTGCCTACCAGAGCTGAGCTAACTGATGTAGCCAGTGGAAGGAG GTTGCATCATGTTGAACAAAGGAAAACATATTGTAGAGGCTGTTAA
- the LOC142618523 gene encoding plastidial pyruvate kinase 4, chloroplastic isoform X3, translating to MSAFAVPDENNKAEMGSSHDDPVLVLSKSKKSSKDPDVKVVASSSHSQANFCPNSEQTGSQGILDKLKAVHLHVLASEQWNASLLKLCHRNYLVSATNLVHYLALKCLDLEQLNEDLSSVGLLNLETVNSHILASLTAAIRLLETLKLNSLNTKENIGPRIDTQNRIDQLKNEKFTIHTLKKAFSDGELLLGPLQHDKTTHIMVTVGQEALGSETLITDLIKMGASIIRINCAHGNPSDWSEIIRRVKRSSQLLEKPCRILMDLAGPKLRTGKLKPGECVMKISPKKNATGNVYFPAQVWLCHKGAGPPPAHFTPDAVLFIDDQEFFSKINVGDTVRFHDIRGRKRMLKICRRLDVFSGTGYVAECSRTAYVESGTELYVKRKKLKFPIGKVVDVPSIEPFIRLRVGDLLIISRDCLCEQDELPGPTSSAPIIACSSGLLFDSVKPGDPIAFDDGKIWGVVQGTSISEIIVSITHAGPKGTKLGSEKSINIPESNIWFEGLTSKDLMDLDFVSANADMVGVSFVRDVRDIVVLCQEFEKRKVQNLGVVLKIETKSAFEKLPLLLLEAMKSSNPLGVMIARGDLAVECGWEKLADVQDEILSVCNAAHIPVIWATQVLESLVKSGVPTRAELTDVASGRRAGCIMLNKGKHIVEAVKFLDGILDGSSIKM from the exons ATGTCAGCTTTTGCTGTTCCAGATGAAAATAATAAAGCTGAAATGGGCAGTTCACATGACGATCCAGTGCTTGTGCTTTCTAAAAGTAAAAAGAGTTCCAAGGATCCAGATGTGAAAGTTGTTGCATCTAGTTCACACTCACAAGCCAACTTTTGTCCAAATTCTGAGCAGACAGGAAGCCAAGGAATTCTTGACAAGCTAAAGGCAGTTCACTTACATGTATTAGCATCTGAACAATGGAATGCTTCTCTACTTAAATTATGTCACAG AAATTACTTGGTAAGTGCAACAAACTTAGTACATTATCTGGCACTGAAATGCCTTGATCTAGAGCAGCTCAATGAAGATCTTTCTTCTGTTGGTCTTTTGAATTTGGAGACCGTCAATTCTCATATCCTTGCAAGTCTTACTGCAGCCATCCGATTGCTAGAAACTTTGAAATTAAACTCTTTGAACACGAAGGAGAATATTGGTCCAAGAATTGACACCCAAAATAGAATAGACCAACTAAAGAATGAGAAGTTCACAATACATACACTGAAGAAGGCATTCTCTGATGGGGAGTTACTATTGGGTCCACTTCAACATGACAAAACTACTCATATTATGGTCACAGTTGGCCAAGAAGCCCTTGGGAGTGAAACGCTTATAACTGACCTTATCAAGATGGGGGCCTCCATTATACGGATTAATTGTGCACATGGAAACCCAAGTGATTGGAGTGAGATAATCAGAAGAGTGAAAAGAAGTTCTCAGTTGCTGGAGAAACCATGTCGAATTCTCATGGATTTAGCTGGACCTAAGCTCCGAACAGGCAAACTGAAGCCAGGTGAATGTGTGATGAAAATATCGCCCAAGAAAAATGCTACTGGAAATGTGTACTTCCCTGCTCAAGTTTGGCTGTGTCATAAAGGAGCTGGTCCTCCTCCTGCTCACTTCACTCCTGATGCAGTTCTTTTCATAGATGACCAAGAATTTTTCAGCAAGATCAATGTAGGTGATACTGTGAGATTTCATGACAttagaggaagaaaaaggaTGCTTAAGATTTGTAGGAGGCTTGATGTATTTTCTGGCACTGGGTATGTGGCTGAGTGTTCTAGGACTGCTTATGTTGAGTCGGGAACGGAATTGTAtgttaagagaaaaaaattgaagttccCAATTGGAAAAGTGGTGGATGTACCTTCCATAGAGCCATTTATAAGATTGAGAGTTGGAGACTTGTTAATTATATCACGAGATTGTTTGTGTGAACAAGATGAATTGCCTGGACCCACTAGTTCTGCTCCTATAATAGCTTGTTCTTCTGGCCTTCTGTTTGATTCGGTTAAACCAGGAGATCCCATTGCTTTTGATGATGGAAAGATTTGGGGAGTAGTTCAAGGAACTAGTATCTCAGAGATTATTGTCTCAATCACTCATGCTGGTCCAAAAGGTACTAAGCTTGGATCTGAAAAATCCATCAACATCCCAGAGAGCAATATATGGTTTGAAGGCCTTACTTCAAAGGATCTTATGGATCTTGATTTTGTTTCTGCTAATGCTGACATGGTTGGGGTTTCATTTGTCCGAGATGTTCGTGATATAGTAGTTCTCTGCCAAGAATTTGAGAAGCGGAAAGTTCAAAATCTAGGAGTTGTTCTAAAGATCGAGACAAAGAGTGCATTTGAGAAATTGCCTCTGCTGTTGTTGGAGGCAATGAAGTCTTCAAATCCTCTAGGGGTGATGATCGCAAGAGGAGATCTTGCGGTGGAGTGTGGGTGGGAAAAGTTGGCTGATGTGCAAGATGAAATTCTGTCTGTCTGTAATGCTGCTCACATTCCAGTCATTTGGGCAACTCAAGTGCTGGAGTCACTTGTCAAGTCTGGGGTGCCTACCAGAGCTGAGCTAACTGATGTAGCCAGTGGAAGGAG GGCAGGTTGCATCATGTTGAACAAAGGAAAACATATTGTAGAGGCTGTTAAATTCTTAGATGGCATTTTAGATGGCAGCTCCATAAAGATGTAA
- the LOC142620127 gene encoding cyclic nucleotide-gated ion channel 1-like, with amino-acid sequence MEMGLGGRGVRRDRCDRSGLQESVSNDVLDLLPSNQFGMDISTNFMAITGWLEDFQADYGGNEVGTSDGSYQSFAGLNFIWNNALKYQSFSGNMGVDYKFDVVGGIRGRSGKMEVGDTSYRGGFGSDCNVDGILSLGNETPGVSSQQSEACPKVVSLSLELYITVFFLFFLCRSPDCLIDTKEEHFPANNGLHSQEKALLKILHPQNLFLCWWNKIFVVLCVIAVSLDPLFFYIPVTSEDNKCVRLDKKLWTTAIVLRSISDIIHIVHMILQFRTGFIDEASQKLGKPVLVKDARTIARRYIWPYFLIDILVILPIPQVVVSVIFSARGAKYLNTRKLMNSILFFQYVPRVLRIYLSWRELMRSARKFAKTPVWVKGLFNFFLYILASHVLGAFWYFFSIQREMACWDIACENHPRCVHSSLNCDHSLGNYTFLDDFCPIKTPNTTLFDFGIYLGALQSGVAESTDFPQKFFQCFWWGLRNLSSLGQNLQTSNYIWESCFAIFISVAGLLLFLYLIGNVQTYMQLATTRSEEIRRKMTLKEIDIELWISKNDLPQNINEEIMQSVKDILEGDKDANVGSLLLNVRKKSNIKRHLCLDMLKRAPRFQNINNQLLQVFLDNLKPVLHSESSYIFREGEPLDAMIFVTQGIAWTYTSSRGDKSECLGKGQFYGEEILEWGFKALSLTDLSNLPISPKTVRCHTKVEAFALRASDLKTILTQNWWQLSKMLSHITGSNLERWKPLAASSILAAWRRSPRYRAWQRSHRHQEDVLIKSVQWLTGRELTKFL; translated from the exons ATGGAGATGGGTTTGGGAGGTCGTGGTGTTCGCAGGGATAGGTGTGATAGGAGTGGGTTGCAGGAGTCTGTTTCGAATGATGTTCTTGATCTTTTGCCTTCGAATCAATTTGGTATGGATATAAGTACCAATTTTATGGCTATCACAGGTTGGTTGGAGGATTTTCAAGCTGATTATGGTGGGAATGAGGTTGGGACAAGTGATGGGAGTTATCAGTCATTCGCGGGGTTGAATTTTATTTGGAATAATGCTTTAAAGTACCAGAGTTTTTCTGGGAATATGGGGGTTGATTATAAGTTTGATGTAGTGGGTGGAATTAGGGGGCGTTCTGGGAAGATGGAAGTTGGTGATACATCTTACCGTGGCGGTTTTGGATCAGACTGTAATGTGGATGGTATTCTGAGTTTAGGCAATGAAACTCCGGGAGTTTCTAGCCAACAAAGTGAAGCTTGTCCTAAAG TTGTGAGCTTGAGCCTTGAGTTATATATCActgtttttttcttattttttttatgtaggaGTCCGGATTGCCTGATAGACACTAAGGAGGAGCACTTTCCCGCTAATAATGGATTACATTCCCAGGAAAAGGCATTACTGAAAATTCTTCACCCACAGAATTTGTTCCTTTGTTGGTGGAACAAAATATTTGTCGTGTTGTGTGTGATTGCAGTATCACTGGATCCTTTGTTCTTTTACATTCCTGTAACCAGTGAAGATAACAAGTGCGTTAGGTTAGACAAAAAGTTGTGGACCACAGCTATTGTTTTGAGATCAATCTCCGATATCATTCACATAGTTCATATGATTTTGCAATTTCGCACTGGTTTTATAGATGAGGCCTCTCAGAAACTTGGAAAACCTGTGTTAGTTAAAGATGCTAGGACAATAGCTAGGAGGTATATCTGGCCATATTTCCTGATCGACATTCTTGTTATTCTTCCCATCCCACAG GTGGTTGTTTCAGTTATCTTTTCAGCGAGAGGCGCGAAATATTTGAATACAAGAAAGTTGATGAActctattcttttctttcaatatgTGCCAAGAGTTCTTCGAATCTACCTATCCTGGAGGGAACTTATGAGGAGTGCCAGAAAGTTTGCTAAAACCCCTGTATGGGTTAAAGGTTTATTCAACTTCTTTCTATACATCCTTGCCAGCCAT GTATTGGGAGCCTTTTGGTATTTCTTTTCAATTCAAAGAGAAATGGCTTGTTGGGACATAGCCTGTGAAAATCATCCAAGATGTGTCCACAGTTCTTTAAACTGTGATCACAGTTTAGGAAACTacacattcctagatgattttTGCCCTATAAAAACACCAAATACGACACTATTTGATTTTGGAATATATCTTGGTGCCCTTCAGTCAGGTGTTGCAGAGTCCacagactttccacaaaaattcTTTCAGTGTTTTTGGTGGGGCCTGCGAAATCTAAG TTCTCTTGGTCAAAACCTCCAAACAAGTAACTATATTTGGGAAAGCTGCTTCGCAATTTTTATTTCTGTTGCTGGCTTGCTACTATTTTTATATCTAATTGGAAATGTGCAG ACATATATGCAGTTGGCAACTACAAGGTCGGAGGAGATAAGAAGGAAGATGACATTGAAAGAAATAGATATAGAATTATGGATCTCAAAGAATGATCTCCCTCAGAATATAAATGAAGAGATCATGCAGAGTGTAAAAGACATACTAGAAGGTGACAAAGATGCTAATGTAGGAAGTCTGCTTCTTAATGTTCGCAAGAAATCTAATATAAAACGCCATCTATGCTTGGATATGCTGAAGAGA GCTCCCAGgtttcaaaacataaataatcaACTTTTGCAAGTGTTCCTCGACAATCTCAAGCCGGTGCTCCACAGTGAGAGCAGCTATATTTTTCGAGAGGGAGAACCACTTGACGCAATGATCTTTGTCACGCAAGGCATTGCATGGACCTATACAAGTAGTCGTGGTGATAAAAGTGAGTGTCTTGGTAAAGGTCAATTCTATGGTGAAGAAATTCTAGAATGGGGTTTCAAAGCCCTCTCCTTAACTGACCTATCCAACCTCCCCATCTCGCCCAAGACAGTTAGATGCCATACAAAAGTTGAAGCTTTTGCTTTAAGGGCTAGTGACCTCAAGACTATACTCACTCAAAACTGGTGGCAGCTTAGCAAGATGCTCAGCCACATCACTGGATCAAACTTGGAGAGGTGGAAACCTTTGGCAGCTTCATCTATACTAGCAGCCTGGCGACGCAGCCCCCGCTATCGTGCCTGGCAACGAAGCCACCGCCATCAAGAAGATGTGCTTATAAAGTCTGTGCAGTGGCTTACGGGACGGGAACTCACCAAGTTTTTGTAA